In one Drosophila pseudoobscura strain MV-25-SWS-2005 chromosome X, UCI_Dpse_MV25, whole genome shotgun sequence genomic region, the following are encoded:
- the Tomosyn gene encoding syntaxin-binding protein 5 isoform X6 produces MKKFTFKGVLDGFRQSVQPQATRQEQEIQEQLKADHFTLKKTFRHGFPYSPTSFAFDPVQKLIAIGDKSGYIRILGKPGVDAHAKHEGESECAVLFAQFLVNEGALVTVTADDTIHLWSIRQKTPRIVQSLKFQRERVTCIHLPVGSKWLYVGTEKGNIHVVHIDTFALSGYIINWNKAIEVVRTSHPGAVIALCDNPLDANKLLIAFECGLLVLWDLKAKCAEIRWQAAEAVKSLAWHYEGKYFVSSHTDGSICSWPTRPQPKPQSQVCPHAKINKDGNAEKCKPIYKVDLKSSTTGETFTIFSGGMPSEKGSKSNCITVMVGKATTVLEMEHAVCDFITLCENPWPCETQEPYAIAVLLQYDLVLIDLLTPGFPCFESPYPMDLHESPVTCCTYLTDCPSDLVPAFYSVGRTTTSKKSCFSEREWPISGGEWSPASCSYSEIVITGHQDGSLKFWDSGAGTLQILYKLKTAKMFEKPRTHAAQAHADADNPLAVHLIFLCSESRRLCVAGAMGQVMLFKFRKVESTSEVLVLEIPILYENFDDIYGTSPECDFLTGHQVQKTESSDSDKTTDCSLKVRFGAQRKPPGFQSQLVCLTTGPNRRNVQVTSLCISSSYGLMAYGTEYGLVIIDIIQKICLLSVACPDLYGAHDPYSRTPKSPKRIENKEEQSRSPSSDQLNDTTSPDSPSIEFIPEATEAYATGAAATPASASAAANESSSTSRPTSPSSGPDSAAASAVAGAVTGTGTGTGTGTGTGTGTGTVAYPQQVINSSRETLLIGAAASTAASAATAMAKSPLREEVMAAPAPKELQDRRKSMSWKTFNLKRQLSKVNMKIGGLNVNTDLESIKNTSIFYTPKESSPEGAGEEPTAVAGAAIVAAEALECREEDAGLAAASMALNSEDPEMPMPSSSSSSAAMRGKFRSSTTDSPDGYSGEVILAAAASAVSGKRVDFEQSLTSGAEGGERPNNLPLSGESQAPIKPTRQRFKEKSRDQRLLSVPNIKYQPRDLRGGARAMKNDVSPLMGGNLSKKMHQRRSRQCGECKRSRKCIATAAASAAAAAPTADDRRRWRQRSFVAVIVPWGSDNSSSLVLSVLVVDSSSSSSSGSSISISSGSSSSGISLRCRRCRCGCC; encoded by the exons atgaaaaagttcACATTCAAAGGAGTTCTAGATGGATTTCGACAAAGCGTTCAGCCCCAAGCCACAcgacaggagcaggagatccAAGAGCAGCTCAAGGCCGACCATTTCACATTGAAGAAA ACCTTTCGCCATGGCTTTCCGTACTCGCCCACATCCTTTGCCTTCGATCCGGTACAGAAACTAATAGCGATTGGGGACAAATCGGGCTACATTCGCAT ATTGGGAAAACCTGGCGTCGATGCCCATGCCAAACACGAGGGCGAATCCGAGTGCGCCGTGCTCTTTGCCCAGTTCCTGGTCAATGAGGGGGCCCTCGTCACCGTCACCGCCGATGACACCATACACTTGTGGAGCATACGCCAAAAGACGCCGCGCATTGTGCAAAGTCTGAAGTTTCAGCGGGAGCG CGTGACTTGCATACACTTGCCCGTGGGCAGCAAATGGCTGTACGTGGGCACTGAGAAGGGAAACATACACGTTGTTCACATAGATACATTTGCACTTAGTGGATATATTATTAACTGGAATAAAGCAATTGAAGT GGTTAGAACTAGTCATCCAGGTGCTGTGATTGCGTTATGTGATAATCCATTGGATGCAAACAAG TTGCTTATTGCATTTGAGTGCGGGCTGCTTGTGTTGTGGGATCTGAAGGCGAAATGCGCTGAGATACGATGGCAGGCGGCCGAGGCTGTCAAGTCCCTGGCCTGGCACTACGAGGGCAAGTACTTTGTATCATCGCACACGGATGGCTCCATTTGCTCGTGGCCAACTAGGCCCCAGCCGAAGCCCCAGTCGCAGGTTTGTCCGCACG caaaaatcaacaaagatGGCAATGCGGAAAAGTGTAAACCGATCTATAAAGTTGACTTGAAGTCCAGCACAACTGG TGAAACTTTCACAATTTTCTCTGGTGGCATGCCGTCGGAGAAGGGCTCAAAGTCGAATTGCATCACCGTGATGGTCGGCAAGGCCACAACGGTGCTGGAGATGGAGCATGCTGTATGCGATTTCATCACCCTCTGCGAGAATCCCTGGCCATGCG AGACCCAGGAGCCCTATGCAATAGCTGTGCTGCTTCAATACGACTTAGTATTAATAGACTTATTAACACCCGGTTTTCCCTGTTTTGAATCGCCTTATCCAATGGACTTACACGAATCACCTGTTACATGTTGCACATATTTAACCGATTGCCCATCGGATTTGGTTCCTGCTTTCTATTCA GTTGGTCGGACAACGACAAGTAAAAAAAGTTGCTTCTCGGAGCGCGAATGGCCAATATCGGGCGGGGAGTGGTCGCCGGCGTCGTGCAGCTACTCGGAGATTGTCATCACCGGACACCAGGATGGTAGCCTCAAGTTCTGGGACTCGGGTGCCGGCACACTTCAGATACTCTACAAGCTGAAAACGGCCAAAATGTTCGAGAAGCCGCGCACTCATGCGGCCCAGGCCCACGCGGATGCCGACAATCCACTGGCCGTGCATCTGATATTCCTCTGCTCGGAGTCGCGACGCCTCTGCGTGGCCGGGGCCATGGGGCAGGTGATGTTGTTTAAGTTTCGGAAGGTCGAGTCCACATCGGAGGTCCTCGTGCTGGAAATACCCATACTCTATGAGAATTTTGATGACATTTACGGCACGAGTCCCGAATGCGATTTCCTAACTGGCCATCAGGTGCAGAAAACGGAATCAAGTGACTCGGACAAG ACGACGGACTGCTCGTTGAAGGTTCGCTTTGGGGCACAGCGGAAGCCGCCGGGCTTTCAGTCGCAGCTGGTCTGCCTCACCACCGGACCCAATCGCCGGAATGTTCAGGTCACATCGCTGTGCATCAGCTCCAGTTATGGCCT aATGGCTTATGGTACCGAATATGGACTTGTCATAATTGATATAATCCAAAAAATTTGCCTCTTGAGTGTTGCATGCCCCGATCTGTATGGCGCACATGATCCTTACTCGCGAACACCAAAAAGTCCGAAACGCATTGAGAATAAAGAGGAGCAGAGCCGATCGCCCAGCTCAGATCAG CTGAACGACACGACTAGCCCGGACAGTCCATCGATCGAGTTCATACCCGAGGCGACCGAGGCGTATGCCACAGGTGCAGCCGCAACCCCGGCGTCGGCTTCGGCGGCGGCCAACGAATCCTCGAGCACCTCGCGGCCCACCTCCCCCAGCAGCGGTCCCGATTCggcggcagcatcagcagtggcaggggcagtgacGGGTAcagggaccgggaccgggaccgggaccgggactgggactgggactggcacaGTCGCCTACCCGCAGCAGGTGATCAACAGCAGCCGGGAGACGCTGCTGATTGGAGCGGCGGCGAGCACGGCCGCCagtgccgccaccgccatgGCCAAGAGCCCACTGCGCGAGGAAGTTATGGCGGCGCCGGCTCCCAAGGAGCTGCAGGACCGACGCAAGTCGATGTCCTGGAAAACGTTCAATTTGAAGCGTCAATTATCGAAAGTCAATATGAAGATCGGCGGGCTCAACGTCAACACCGATCTCGAGTCCATCAAGAACACATCTATTTTCTACACCCCCAAGGAGAGCTCCCCGGAGGGTGCCGGCGAGGAGCCAACCGCTGTCGCTGGCGCTGCCATAGTCGCTGCCGAGGCCCTCGAGTGCCGGGAGGAGGATGCTGGGTTGGCGGCGGCCAGCATGGCGCTCAACAGCGAAGACCCTGAGATGCCGAtgccatcgtcgtcgtcgtcgtcggcggcgATGCGCGGCAAGTTCCGCTCCTCCACCACGGACTCGCCGGACGGCTACAGCGGCGAGGTTATTTTAGCGGCGGCTGCATCAGCGGTCAGCGGTAAGCGCGTGGACTTTGAACAGTCTCTGACCAGTGGTGCAGAGGGCGGCGAGCGGCCCAACAACCTGCCCCTCTCCGGCGAGTCGCAGGCGCCGATAAAGCCGACACGGCAGCGGTTCAAGGAGAAGTCGCGCGACCAGCGTCTGCTCTCCGTTCCGAACATCAAGTACCAGCCGCGTGACCTGCGCGGCGGGGCGCGGGCCATGAAGAACGACGTGTCGCCGCTGATGGGCGGCAACCTGAGCAAGAAGATGC
- the Tomosyn gene encoding syntaxin-binding protein 5 isoform X8, which yields MKKFTFKGVLDGFRQSVQPQATRQEQEIQEQLKADHFTLKKTFRHGFPYSPTSFAFDPVQKLIAIGDKSGYIRILGKPGVDAHAKHEGESECAVLFAQFLVNEGALVTVTADDTIHLWSIRQKTPRIVQSLKFQRERVTCIHLPVGSKWLYVGTEKGNIHVVHIDTFALSGYIINWNKAIEVVRTSHPGAVIALCDNPLDANKLLIAFECGLLVLWDLKAKCAEIRWQAAEAVKSLAWHYEGKYFVSSHTDGSICSWPTRPQPKPQSQVCPHAKINKDGNAEKCKPIYKVDLKSSTTGETFTIFSGGMPSEKGSKSNCITVMVGKATTVLEMEHAVCDFITLCENPWPCETQEPYAIAVLLQYDLVLIDLLTPGFPCFESPYPMDLHESPVTCCTYLTDCPSDLVPAFYSVGRTTTSKKSCFSEREWPISGGEWSPASCSYSEIVITGHQDGSLKFWDSGAGTLQILYKLKTAKMFEKPRTHAAQAHADADNPLAVHLIFLCSESRRLCVAGAMGQVMLFKFRKVESTSEVLVLEIPILYENFDDIYGTSPECDFLTGHQVQKTESSDSDKTTDCSLKVRFGAQRKPPGFQSQLVCLTTGPNRRNVQVTSLCISSSYGLMAYGTEYGLVIIDIIQKICLLSVACPDLYGAHDPYSRTPKSPKRIENKEEQSRSPSSDQLNDTTSPDSPSIEFIPEATEAYATGAAATPASASAAANESSSTSRPTSPSSGPDSAAASAVAGAVTGTGTGTGTGTGTGTGTGTVAYPQQVINSSRETLLIGAAASTAASAATAMAKSPLREEVMAAPAPKELQDRRKSMSWKTFNLKRQLSKVNMKIGGLNVNTDLESIKNTSIFYTPKESSPEGAGEEPTAVAGAAIVAAEALECREEDAGLAAASMALNSEDPEMPMPSSSSSSAAMRGKFRSSTTDSPDGYSGEVILAAAASAVSGKRVDFEQSLTSGAEGGERPNNLPLSGESQAPIKPTRQRFKEKSRDQRLLSVPNIKYQPRDLRGGARAMKNDVSPLMGGNLSKKMHNGCRRAAIQLPLCDCMEVL from the exons atgaaaaagttcACATTCAAAGGAGTTCTAGATGGATTTCGACAAAGCGTTCAGCCCCAAGCCACAcgacaggagcaggagatccAAGAGCAGCTCAAGGCCGACCATTTCACATTGAAGAAA ACCTTTCGCCATGGCTTTCCGTACTCGCCCACATCCTTTGCCTTCGATCCGGTACAGAAACTAATAGCGATTGGGGACAAATCGGGCTACATTCGCAT ATTGGGAAAACCTGGCGTCGATGCCCATGCCAAACACGAGGGCGAATCCGAGTGCGCCGTGCTCTTTGCCCAGTTCCTGGTCAATGAGGGGGCCCTCGTCACCGTCACCGCCGATGACACCATACACTTGTGGAGCATACGCCAAAAGACGCCGCGCATTGTGCAAAGTCTGAAGTTTCAGCGGGAGCG CGTGACTTGCATACACTTGCCCGTGGGCAGCAAATGGCTGTACGTGGGCACTGAGAAGGGAAACATACACGTTGTTCACATAGATACATTTGCACTTAGTGGATATATTATTAACTGGAATAAAGCAATTGAAGT GGTTAGAACTAGTCATCCAGGTGCTGTGATTGCGTTATGTGATAATCCATTGGATGCAAACAAG TTGCTTATTGCATTTGAGTGCGGGCTGCTTGTGTTGTGGGATCTGAAGGCGAAATGCGCTGAGATACGATGGCAGGCGGCCGAGGCTGTCAAGTCCCTGGCCTGGCACTACGAGGGCAAGTACTTTGTATCATCGCACACGGATGGCTCCATTTGCTCGTGGCCAACTAGGCCCCAGCCGAAGCCCCAGTCGCAGGTTTGTCCGCACG caaaaatcaacaaagatGGCAATGCGGAAAAGTGTAAACCGATCTATAAAGTTGACTTGAAGTCCAGCACAACTGG TGAAACTTTCACAATTTTCTCTGGTGGCATGCCGTCGGAGAAGGGCTCAAAGTCGAATTGCATCACCGTGATGGTCGGCAAGGCCACAACGGTGCTGGAGATGGAGCATGCTGTATGCGATTTCATCACCCTCTGCGAGAATCCCTGGCCATGCG AGACCCAGGAGCCCTATGCAATAGCTGTGCTGCTTCAATACGACTTAGTATTAATAGACTTATTAACACCCGGTTTTCCCTGTTTTGAATCGCCTTATCCAATGGACTTACACGAATCACCTGTTACATGTTGCACATATTTAACCGATTGCCCATCGGATTTGGTTCCTGCTTTCTATTCA GTTGGTCGGACAACGACAAGTAAAAAAAGTTGCTTCTCGGAGCGCGAATGGCCAATATCGGGCGGGGAGTGGTCGCCGGCGTCGTGCAGCTACTCGGAGATTGTCATCACCGGACACCAGGATGGTAGCCTCAAGTTCTGGGACTCGGGTGCCGGCACACTTCAGATACTCTACAAGCTGAAAACGGCCAAAATGTTCGAGAAGCCGCGCACTCATGCGGCCCAGGCCCACGCGGATGCCGACAATCCACTGGCCGTGCATCTGATATTCCTCTGCTCGGAGTCGCGACGCCTCTGCGTGGCCGGGGCCATGGGGCAGGTGATGTTGTTTAAGTTTCGGAAGGTCGAGTCCACATCGGAGGTCCTCGTGCTGGAAATACCCATACTCTATGAGAATTTTGATGACATTTACGGCACGAGTCCCGAATGCGATTTCCTAACTGGCCATCAGGTGCAGAAAACGGAATCAAGTGACTCGGACAAG ACGACGGACTGCTCGTTGAAGGTTCGCTTTGGGGCACAGCGGAAGCCGCCGGGCTTTCAGTCGCAGCTGGTCTGCCTCACCACCGGACCCAATCGCCGGAATGTTCAGGTCACATCGCTGTGCATCAGCTCCAGTTATGGCCT aATGGCTTATGGTACCGAATATGGACTTGTCATAATTGATATAATCCAAAAAATTTGCCTCTTGAGTGTTGCATGCCCCGATCTGTATGGCGCACATGATCCTTACTCGCGAACACCAAAAAGTCCGAAACGCATTGAGAATAAAGAGGAGCAGAGCCGATCGCCCAGCTCAGATCAG CTGAACGACACGACTAGCCCGGACAGTCCATCGATCGAGTTCATACCCGAGGCGACCGAGGCGTATGCCACAGGTGCAGCCGCAACCCCGGCGTCGGCTTCGGCGGCGGCCAACGAATCCTCGAGCACCTCGCGGCCCACCTCCCCCAGCAGCGGTCCCGATTCggcggcagcatcagcagtggcaggggcagtgacGGGTAcagggaccgggaccgggaccgggaccgggactgggactgggactggcacaGTCGCCTACCCGCAGCAGGTGATCAACAGCAGCCGGGAGACGCTGCTGATTGGAGCGGCGGCGAGCACGGCCGCCagtgccgccaccgccatgGCCAAGAGCCCACTGCGCGAGGAAGTTATGGCGGCGCCGGCTCCCAAGGAGCTGCAGGACCGACGCAAGTCGATGTCCTGGAAAACGTTCAATTTGAAGCGTCAATTATCGAAAGTCAATATGAAGATCGGCGGGCTCAACGTCAACACCGATCTCGAGTCCATCAAGAACACATCTATTTTCTACACCCCCAAGGAGAGCTCCCCGGAGGGTGCCGGCGAGGAGCCAACCGCTGTCGCTGGCGCTGCCATAGTCGCTGCCGAGGCCCTCGAGTGCCGGGAGGAGGATGCTGGGTTGGCGGCGGCCAGCATGGCGCTCAACAGCGAAGACCCTGAGATGCCGAtgccatcgtcgtcgtcgtcgtcggcggcgATGCGCGGCAAGTTCCGCTCCTCCACCACGGACTCGCCGGACGGCTACAGCGGCGAGGTTATTTTAGCGGCGGCTGCATCAGCGGTCAGCGGTAAGCGCGTGGACTTTGAACAGTCTCTGACCAGTGGTGCAGAGGGCGGCGAGCGGCCCAACAACCTGCCCCTCTCCGGCGAGTCGCAGGCGCCGATAAAGCCGACACGGCAGCGGTTCAAGGAGAAGTCGCGCGACCAGCGTCTGCTCTCCGTTCCGAACATCAAGTACCAGCCGCGTGACCTGCGCGGCGGGGCGCGGGCCATGAAGAACGACGTGTCGCCGCTGATGGGCGGCAACCTGAGCAAGAAGATGC acaacggctGCAGAAGAGCTGCAATACAACTGCCTTTATGTGATTGTATGGAAGTTCTTTG
- the Tomosyn gene encoding syntaxin-binding protein 5 isoform X7, whose translation MKKFTFKGVLDGFRQSVQPQATRQEQEIQEQLKADHFTLKKTFRHGFPYSPTSFAFDPVQKLIAIGDKSGYIRILGKPGVDAHAKHEGESECAVLFAQFLVNEGALVTVTADDTIHLWSIRQKTPRIVQSLKFQRERVTCIHLPVGSKWLYVGTEKGNIHVVHIDTFALSGYIINWNKAIEVVRTSHPGAVIALCDNPLDANKLLIAFECGLLVLWDLKAKCAEIRWQAAEAVKSLAWHYEGKYFVSSHTDGSICSWPTRPQPKPQSQVCPHAKINKDGNAEKCKPIYKVDLKSSTTGETFTIFSGGMPSEKGSKSNCITVMVGKATTVLEMEHAVCDFITLCENPWPCETQEPYAIAVLLQYDLVLIDLLTPGFPCFESPYPMDLHESPVTCCTYLTDCPSDLVPAFYSVGRTTTSKKSCFSEREWPISGGEWSPASCSYSEIVITGHQDGSLKFWDSGAGTLQILYKLKTAKMFEKPRTHAAQAHADADNPLAVHLIFLCSESRRLCVAGAMGQVMLFKFRKVESTSEVLVLEIPILYENFDDIYGTSPECDFLTGHQVQKTESSDSDKTTDCSLKVRFGAQRKPPGFQSQLVCLTTGPNRRNVQVTSLCISSSYGLMAYGTEYGLVIIDIIQKICLLSVACPDLYGAHDPYSRTPKSPKRIENKEEQSRSPSSDQLNDTTSPDSPSIEFIPEATEAYATGAAATPASASAAANESSSTSRPTSPSSGPDSAAASAVAGAVTGTGTGTGTGTGTGTGTGTVAYPQQVINSSRETLLIGAAASTAASAATAMAKSPLREEVMAAPAPKELQDRRKSMSWKTFNLKRQLSKVNMKIGGLNVNTDLESIKNTSIFYTPKESSPEGAGEEPTAVAGAAIVAAEALECREEDAGLAAASMALNSEDPEMPMPSSSSSSAAMRGKFRSSTTDSPDGYSGEVILAAAASAVSGKRVDFEQSLTSGAEGGERPNNLPLSGESQAPIKPTRQRFKEKSRDQRLLSVPNIKYQPRDLRGGARAMKNDVSPLMGGNLSKKMHQRRSRQCGECKRSRKCIATAAASAAAAAPTADDRRRWRQRSFVAVIVPWGSDNSSSLVLSVLVVDSSSSSSSGSSISISSGSSSSGISLRCRRCR comes from the exons atgaaaaagttcACATTCAAAGGAGTTCTAGATGGATTTCGACAAAGCGTTCAGCCCCAAGCCACAcgacaggagcaggagatccAAGAGCAGCTCAAGGCCGACCATTTCACATTGAAGAAA ACCTTTCGCCATGGCTTTCCGTACTCGCCCACATCCTTTGCCTTCGATCCGGTACAGAAACTAATAGCGATTGGGGACAAATCGGGCTACATTCGCAT ATTGGGAAAACCTGGCGTCGATGCCCATGCCAAACACGAGGGCGAATCCGAGTGCGCCGTGCTCTTTGCCCAGTTCCTGGTCAATGAGGGGGCCCTCGTCACCGTCACCGCCGATGACACCATACACTTGTGGAGCATACGCCAAAAGACGCCGCGCATTGTGCAAAGTCTGAAGTTTCAGCGGGAGCG CGTGACTTGCATACACTTGCCCGTGGGCAGCAAATGGCTGTACGTGGGCACTGAGAAGGGAAACATACACGTTGTTCACATAGATACATTTGCACTTAGTGGATATATTATTAACTGGAATAAAGCAATTGAAGT GGTTAGAACTAGTCATCCAGGTGCTGTGATTGCGTTATGTGATAATCCATTGGATGCAAACAAG TTGCTTATTGCATTTGAGTGCGGGCTGCTTGTGTTGTGGGATCTGAAGGCGAAATGCGCTGAGATACGATGGCAGGCGGCCGAGGCTGTCAAGTCCCTGGCCTGGCACTACGAGGGCAAGTACTTTGTATCATCGCACACGGATGGCTCCATTTGCTCGTGGCCAACTAGGCCCCAGCCGAAGCCCCAGTCGCAGGTTTGTCCGCACG caaaaatcaacaaagatGGCAATGCGGAAAAGTGTAAACCGATCTATAAAGTTGACTTGAAGTCCAGCACAACTGG TGAAACTTTCACAATTTTCTCTGGTGGCATGCCGTCGGAGAAGGGCTCAAAGTCGAATTGCATCACCGTGATGGTCGGCAAGGCCACAACGGTGCTGGAGATGGAGCATGCTGTATGCGATTTCATCACCCTCTGCGAGAATCCCTGGCCATGCG AGACCCAGGAGCCCTATGCAATAGCTGTGCTGCTTCAATACGACTTAGTATTAATAGACTTATTAACACCCGGTTTTCCCTGTTTTGAATCGCCTTATCCAATGGACTTACACGAATCACCTGTTACATGTTGCACATATTTAACCGATTGCCCATCGGATTTGGTTCCTGCTTTCTATTCA GTTGGTCGGACAACGACAAGTAAAAAAAGTTGCTTCTCGGAGCGCGAATGGCCAATATCGGGCGGGGAGTGGTCGCCGGCGTCGTGCAGCTACTCGGAGATTGTCATCACCGGACACCAGGATGGTAGCCTCAAGTTCTGGGACTCGGGTGCCGGCACACTTCAGATACTCTACAAGCTGAAAACGGCCAAAATGTTCGAGAAGCCGCGCACTCATGCGGCCCAGGCCCACGCGGATGCCGACAATCCACTGGCCGTGCATCTGATATTCCTCTGCTCGGAGTCGCGACGCCTCTGCGTGGCCGGGGCCATGGGGCAGGTGATGTTGTTTAAGTTTCGGAAGGTCGAGTCCACATCGGAGGTCCTCGTGCTGGAAATACCCATACTCTATGAGAATTTTGATGACATTTACGGCACGAGTCCCGAATGCGATTTCCTAACTGGCCATCAGGTGCAGAAAACGGAATCAAGTGACTCGGACAAG ACGACGGACTGCTCGTTGAAGGTTCGCTTTGGGGCACAGCGGAAGCCGCCGGGCTTTCAGTCGCAGCTGGTCTGCCTCACCACCGGACCCAATCGCCGGAATGTTCAGGTCACATCGCTGTGCATCAGCTCCAGTTATGGCCT aATGGCTTATGGTACCGAATATGGACTTGTCATAATTGATATAATCCAAAAAATTTGCCTCTTGAGTGTTGCATGCCCCGATCTGTATGGCGCACATGATCCTTACTCGCGAACACCAAAAAGTCCGAAACGCATTGAGAATAAAGAGGAGCAGAGCCGATCGCCCAGCTCAGATCAG CTGAACGACACGACTAGCCCGGACAGTCCATCGATCGAGTTCATACCCGAGGCGACCGAGGCGTATGCCACAGGTGCAGCCGCAACCCCGGCGTCGGCTTCGGCGGCGGCCAACGAATCCTCGAGCACCTCGCGGCCCACCTCCCCCAGCAGCGGTCCCGATTCggcggcagcatcagcagtggcaggggcagtgacGGGTAcagggaccgggaccgggaccgggaccgggactgggactgggactggcacaGTCGCCTACCCGCAGCAGGTGATCAACAGCAGCCGGGAGACGCTGCTGATTGGAGCGGCGGCGAGCACGGCCGCCagtgccgccaccgccatgGCCAAGAGCCCACTGCGCGAGGAAGTTATGGCGGCGCCGGCTCCCAAGGAGCTGCAGGACCGACGCAAGTCGATGTCCTGGAAAACGTTCAATTTGAAGCGTCAATTATCGAAAGTCAATATGAAGATCGGCGGGCTCAACGTCAACACCGATCTCGAGTCCATCAAGAACACATCTATTTTCTACACCCCCAAGGAGAGCTCCCCGGAGGGTGCCGGCGAGGAGCCAACCGCTGTCGCTGGCGCTGCCATAGTCGCTGCCGAGGCCCTCGAGTGCCGGGAGGAGGATGCTGGGTTGGCGGCGGCCAGCATGGCGCTCAACAGCGAAGACCCTGAGATGCCGAtgccatcgtcgtcgtcgtcgtcggcggcgATGCGCGGCAAGTTCCGCTCCTCCACCACGGACTCGCCGGACGGCTACAGCGGCGAGGTTATTTTAGCGGCGGCTGCATCAGCGGTCAGCGGTAAGCGCGTGGACTTTGAACAGTCTCTGACCAGTGGTGCAGAGGGCGGCGAGCGGCCCAACAACCTGCCCCTCTCCGGCGAGTCGCAGGCGCCGATAAAGCCGACACGGCAGCGGTTCAAGGAGAAGTCGCGCGACCAGCGTCTGCTCTCCGTTCCGAACATCAAGTACCAGCCGCGTGACCTGCGCGGCGGGGCGCGGGCCATGAAGAACGACGTGTCGCCGCTGATGGGCGGCAACCTGAGCAAGAAGATGC